The Lolium perenne isolate Kyuss_39 chromosome 6, Kyuss_2.0, whole genome shotgun sequence genome segment AAGTGGCTGCCCTACTGGGGGGGCTCTGCCCATAGCGGTGCCCTGATAGTCCGGCTTAAATGACAATTTTTCTCAAATAAATTCAGAATTAATACAAAATTTCAAATAAATACATGCAAATAGTTTGAACAATTTAAAAGCCATGAAAGTCATGCCACACCAAAATAGTCCCATAGTCCATGCAACAAAAACACGCCATCCAATAATATCACATTACAAAGGCATCCACGAAGAAATGAAATGGAGATCAACAACAACTCTTCCTAATTGTGGACATTGGTTCTTCAATTGTCGCCGTTGTCGCCGCCGTACCCACATCTAACTCATGCATGATGTGTTGACATTTCATAATATACCAAGCCTTGCCTCAGAGCCCATGTAAGGCATGTCGGGCCGTCAAGATCTTCAATCGCTCTACCATATTGGTGACCACAAGTGAAGCTTCATTCATACCCACTTTGATAGAACTGCCTATTCTATTTCAAAATACCCACTGATACAGGTGTGGTGAGTCCGTGAGCGGTTATATATTGAAAATATTTTTAAACTTTAAATAGGACTGAACACTATGGTGGTGGCGACCTAGCTTTCTTAGAGTCATAAGAGAAACTGTAACTCTGATTTAGTCCCTAATTTACCACCCTGCTTTACTCATGCAGAGATTGTTGTTTTTAATGCTATTTTTGGATTTTTGGAAGAAAATTACATTGGAATGCCTTCTGGAGACCACTCGGCGAATCATACTCCTATTGTGGATCTACTGAGACAGGAGATGATGGTACCTATATGTCTGCCATCGTACCGAGTTCTTAGTGATGCTTATTTATTACACTGAGATATCACGTTTGATACAACATCTCTTTCGGCAGAGTGCACTCCATCACCTACGATTCTGGTTTGATCTGATTTTTTAAAGTCCCGTTTTccttttaaaaccattgcctgttgGTAGATGTGCTAAATTCAGGAGACCCCTAGCAAGGAGGCAATGTGCAGTGATGAAAAATCAGATGCCTGGGTGTTGTTTTGCTCCATAGACATAGTAGATGCGGCCGACTTAGGCGTGTTTTGGGGACGGATATGAAGGGAGGCTTTGAGGACTGAAGTTGGTTGTCGCAAGTGCGTTGCTCTTTTGTGTTGGCGTGGTGTACTTTTCTGTTATTGTTTTGTAGTACTCGTAGTTTGTCATGTTGCTTCCCTTtatgtaatctactatgttaattGACCTGTGTTTTGTATTTTCCATCCATGTATCTCATAGCTGAAGCTTGAACATGCGAGGCTAGGTGAAGCAAAATGCAGGGAGATAAATTTTACACTACCTTTGTATCTTTGGGATGGTTTCAAAATGATTATGTGTTGCTAGGGCTCACCGAATGATTTGTGTGGGAACCGAACGTGGAGGGGCTCCATTTACTGAACAATTGATCTTCTGTGGACACATAAAAAACTCCAATCCTCCATTTTCTAGCTATTGTTTTGGCGTAATTTGCAGGCGTACCCTTGATAAACCTCTATGGTGAAAAAGGAAAAGAAGGGGATATTGGTTGCCATCAGCAAACATCATCTATGGTGAAAAAGGAAAAGAAGGGGATATTGGCCACATACATCATTCTTGGTATTTTACTTGCTAACTAATATACTGGAGCTTTGCTTTAATTTGTGATTCATGTTGAAAGTAGCAGTACATCTTGTTGAGAATGGATTTTATAGTATTTCCTAGGAAAAAATTGCAACGCTAAGAAATCTGGACTGAAGTCTGGCCCAAAAAGGAAATTTCTAGCCCAGAGAGGGAATTGTTGGGCAACAGAGAATTGTGGCCCGACCAAAAAAGGAATTGACAGGCCCGACCGGTCGGAAAGAGAATCGATTGATCTCGTAGTAGGAAACTGATAGCCTCtgctcaaaaagaaaaaaaaaggaaactgATAGCCCGAGACTGTTTGGGCGATCACCGCCACCAGGGTCCCCGGTTCCATCCCCACGGTGAGTCTAGCATTTGTGCTCGGAAACCCCCACAATCTAATCAAACCGACTCCGTCTCTGCCTCCGCTTACGCCTCTGCCTCCGCCTACATAACCCAAGAACCCCAAGGCCCCAGGCACTCAAGCACCAAAACGTCACCCGTCCGGCTCCACCTGCGTCTCCCAACATCTCGGCCATGGACGAAGATGAGGTGATCAGTCCGGAGATCTTGCAGCTCCTCAAAGATCTATCCACTTCCTACTCGATGCTGCAGACGGAGATGGAGGCAGACAAGTTGTTCCTCGAACCTGCAGATCCCAGGGGCAGCAGATCCATCATGAACTCTCCCCAAGATGATCTCGATCAGGAAACAGCCAAATCATCAGCCACACCATTATTGGCCAAGAACACGGCAGAGAAGGAGATGGCTGTCGAGGCCAAGAATTTTGCTTTATACCGTACGTACTGGGAATCTGCATGGCGCGAAACCTGCGGTTCCTTCGACGACATGAGTGAGTAAACATCCTCTTGCCTGCCTATGTCACTCGTTTTTTGGTATCAGCTGGTAGTAGTGTGTGTCTATACATacacaaaaatatttacttttctatTTAACTAGTACAGTAGCTAGTACTTTTTGTTAGATTTCTAACACGAGCTTCTTATCTTACCTTAATGGGGTGCTGCAAACAGCGGCATTGAGCTCCATGCAATTTACATACTACACACCTGGATGCAACCGAAGGAACGGCGCCGCCTCCACTCCTGTCACCTTGCAGATATTCTCCATCAAGCTCGCGGAAATAGCTGGTGGCCTCCAATGGCCCTTGTCCGTCTATGGTGTGATCGCCGTCCGAGACGCCGTGGATTACAACCGCAACTTCATCTTCTCCTGTGATAGGGACAATTCTCAAGAACTAACTCAAAATGTATGTATTTTTCTGTTTAGTTTCTTCTGGATTGCATTCCCCTACATGAGCTTTCGAATGTTGATTAATGGTTGTTAATGCTTGCAGGATCCTTTTTTGCGCTTGATCGGCCCGTCTCGTGCTGTTGTATATATTGATATGGTCTACTTTGAAATCGAACTCAAAGTAAAAGGTATAACCGAGTGTCAAGATAAGCCATTGATCACAGAAGGGTGCGATTACCACGAATCCTATGGTGATGGTCTATCTACCCTTTGCTTCAAGAATTGTTTCTGCACAATAGAGTTATGCGTGCAGGTTGTTAGAAGGACGACCCAGGCCACTATCTTGGGTGTCCAGGTCAGAGGTGGGCAATGGCCTTTTGAATATGGTGCCCGAGTTACTTGCTCCGCACTACCTGGTAAATGGGGCGTCACTGATAATCGACTCACTTGTGTTACATATCCCGCGTCTGGGGAAATTGTGATGGTTGATTCAAAAGATGGAGCAATCCTGGAAGGTTGTGATGGTTACCTACATCTTCCAAGGAATGTTATTTCTGTAGAAACTGAAGGAAGGTTGGATGTTGAGATACAAGCCTACTCCAAATCTGGTAAAATTGCTGCACAGGCGCATGTCAAGTTCCAGCCCAAATTTAGCAAGATAAGCCAAGGAAAGTGTTTCATTCTTGGCACTAAGGTGGTGATTACCGTCGCTTGGTCCCTTGTTGCTACGGATAAGCGTAAATTTATGGCGCTAGGGAGATTGGCTTGTGGCTGCTGATATCCATGTGGGTTACTAGAGTTTGCTAGGACTAGTAATATTTCCATATGTGTTAGCCATGTAATCTGTCTAACTGTTGTATACTGACTACAATTTCCAGCTATTTATTCCATCCAGCCATTTGCTGGTTGATTCATTTGTGTAGTGTTTCTGTTTTGGTTAATCAACACTATTGATGTCTATATGGATGATCCATTACTCAAACCGTCTTTAATTTACAAGTGAAACAAGGTTTGCAGGGAAGGTGGGGAGCAACAACGCAGATCCTTTTCGCGTCATTAATTACACCTTTGTTTGATTGTTTGAATGTAGACATATAGTtgcacggtcattctgccttatCTGTTGCACATAAGTCATTCGGTAGTAGAACGTGTGTGGTTTCCTGGGAGAAAATAAAAGTAGCCAGGACATAGTTTCCAAAAAATTTCAACCTCACAGAAAAAAAAACACTATGTTCCACCCATCTGTTGCAAATAAAATGGACTACCGTTGCCACGGAGAATACTTCTCC includes the following:
- the LOC127309138 gene encoding uncharacterized protein; its protein translation is MDEDEVISPEILQLLKDLSTSYSMLQTEMEADKLFLEPADPRGSRSIMNSPQDDLDQETAKSSATPLLAKNTAEKEMAVEAKNFALYRTYWESAWRETCGSFDDMTALSSMQFTYYTPGCNRRNGAASTPVTLQIFSIKLAEIAGGLQWPLSVYGVIAVRDAVDYNRNFIFSCDRDNSQELTQNDPFLRLIGPSRAVVYIDMVYFEIELKVKGITECQDKPLITEGCDYHESYGDGLSTLCFKNCFCTIELCVQVVRRTTQATILGVQVRGGQWPFEYGARVTCSALPGKWGVTDNRLTCVTYPASGEIVMVDSKDGAILEGCDGYLHLPRNVISVETEGRLDVEIQAYSKSGKIAAQAHVKFQPKFSKISQGKCFILGTKVVITVAWSLVATDKRKFMALGRLACGC